TAGTTTACATCTGATCTGTACTCTAATATAGATTCTTGCACTTGCAAGTTTGTTTAAACCAACAAGAAATTTGTATTCTGATTACCCATCTGAAACTTGACTTCTCCTTTTTTTGGGCTGCTGTATTCCTATGTATTTGACTTGGATTTTCGGCTTTATTCATGCTTCCCAAATCATTtacctaaacaaaaataaagctttcattaaataacatcattaacaaattaaatttaagggtaacaaatataatataaaatgtacTCAACAAGAACTCTGAgagatttgatataattttatcttcttgCTCTCTCTATACTAAGTTTGTGCAAGCATAATCATCTTTCAATTATTTATCTGTGTGAACTGTTTTATCACTGTGGATGCCCTTATgcattctattatttttattgcaaTTGCTACATTTTGATTATCTACTGGTGGGGTGCTCTTTATTTATGTACGATTTTATTGTACAGGATGGTGCTGCGGTTACTGGCCTTGTTATAGCAGGAGCATCATTAATTGCAGTTAATACCACAGGAAATGCAATTTATGACCCAATTGGTTCGATCATAGTTGGCAACCTTCTTGGAATGGTACACATTATTTCTTGCCCACCAATTTTAGGCAGGTCTAAGATTACCTTAAGACTTTTTCcaaacaaataatttgaatGCTTTTGACCTATTATGATATAAGAGGTCAATATACAGATTATTTGtcttaataaattatgaacaCTTGAAGTTGCCATCTCATGCAAAAAAAGAGAGAGTAATTTGGAATGCAGCTTACTATGACTATCCATTGTGCTTGGAGGTTTCAACACTAGTTTATACAAATTTCAGCTCTGATTTACTGCTTTTCATAAAATATAGGAGTTTTTCATGTGATTATAGGCTAATTTTTTGGAAGCACTGGGTGGCAATAGAAGATGAAGATCTATTGTGGTGTTTTTGCTAATTCCTAGATTTTTTATGACAAAGAAATTTGAATTATGGCAAATATCTAAGCATCAAGTAGATGTAAACATTTGGCTATTGTGATAGTAAGTGAACAGTATTTTTATGCAGGTGGCTATATTTCTCATTCAAAGGAATCGGCATGCTTTAATTGGTAGGGCAATGGATGACCATGATATGGAAAAGGTCCTCGATTTCTTGAAAAATGACCCGGTATAATCTTTTAGATGACCCTACATTTTCCTTTTGAGTCCACGATTCCCAAGTTGATGATTCTGGCATGCTGGTAGGTTGTGGATTCTCTATATGATTGCAAAAGCGAGGTGATTGGACCTGGATTCTTTAGATTCAAGGCTGAAATAGGTGACATTCTTGCATATCCTATTCTTCTTGAATCTTTCTTGGGGCTTGGATTAAAATTTCCaaactaaattttgtataaCCATCTATGTTTCTCTTGTtgtggaaaagaaaatattcatcAGCATGTGCGGTTTTCCTGGTGTTAACTTATATATCTACTGAGATTAATTAAGAATCCATTGCTATATTATAAAGACATAACAAATTTCTGAATATCATCAATTCCATATCTTTTCTATTGGATCTGGTCTATTTTCTCCATATTGTGTAGTTTGAGGGTTTGTTTTGTCAAATGTAGTGTGTTGACTCCTAGGTTTCCGAATGAGAATAAAACATTGATCGGTTGCAATGCCGGACTCTTCATAgtgttggtttttaattttgaatgagtATAATATGCCTTGCtggtatattaatttatgtgatGACTGCTGGCTGGATGAAACAGATTTCAATGGAGTGATTTTGGTACAGAACTATCTAAGTAGGACTGGACGTGAAGAATGGGCCAGACAGGTTAATTATCTTAATCTATACTCTTTTCTTCAATGAAATTTTTGTGATATAATAGATTATTCATCAAATTTACTACCTGCATGTTAGAGATAGATACACAATTCCACACTGTCGTAAGTATTATGATATGAACCTCTAATTGTTGGACATTTTGTGTGtgcattaatttataattgtatacaGTATACATTTCTGAATATTCATCCATATCTAGCTGATTTGAACTGACGATGCACAGTTTCGCGAAGCTGCTAAGAATAAGGATGATCGTGAGTTGCTTAAAGTCATGTCAAACTATGGTATGCATTACAATGTGTGACTTAAATAGTTTATTTGACTTAAACACATTAAACAACTAGGAGTTCTTGGTACAGGTGAGGAGGTGGTTACAGCTTTAGGTAGTGAAGTTGATAGGCTGGAAAAGGAGATCCAAGAACTTGTTCCTGGTATTCGGCATGTGGATATTGAAGCACACAACCCCGTGGACCTATCTTCATAATATGGTATTCTCTTTGTTTGAGCAGTATATTATGCGGCATTCTTTCTTTGCATAATTAAGGATAATCATCAACtgctgcaacttttttttcGCCATTAAGTCTATACCATACGCATGGAAAGGTTGACAGTAGATTCAAAATCTGTACTATGAAAACAACTTTGGTGGGTTTCATATGTTTAGTAGTATTTTCCTGGTCTTGACATTGTTTCAAATTTGGAGAGAAGTTGGGGCAATCAAAATAGATGGATTATTTGCTATATGAACATAAGCTTGATGGCTTTTTAAACATTGCGCCTTGAGATTTGTAGCCATgagattgaaaaataaaaattccatgGCTCAAAGATGAACCTCTGATTACTTGATATTCAAGGAAGTCTTGCCTCGGTCTATCATATAATTTCTTCATGGAACACACTTTTCCAGGCTTTAATATTCGTTTACTTGATCTATTCTTGTTTGATtcttcataatatatataaatttaagcaTTTGGGAAGGGAAGAAGCAAATTACTTGAGCTTTCAGTCTTTAGTTTGACCAGTTCCAGAATTGTTGGACAAGTTATGCTGAAAACCTCAACTTCTTCTGAGCTACATATATAACCTGAAATATTTGCTTCAGAATTTCTTCGTTCAAATTTACAACTATAAACCAATCTTTAACTTGAGCAGAACGAGTCGAAAGAAAAGTCTTTAGTAATTAAGTTAGGCGGtgtgatattatatatttattattaataaaattaggaataaaaATAGCAATGTTCCCTGGAAACACCTAACATTAGACAAAATTATAGTGGCCCTTCAATGAAACAACAAGGGTAGTTACTATATACATacatttgaaaagtttttagatttatttttccAAGTCAATAGAGGAAATGTTTCTCTTAAAATCAATCGCGAATTTACTTGATTTTGCTGTGCAAATTGCATTACACTCGGTACAATTTTTGTTGATTCTGAAAAGgtaaaaagacaattttacccAAGTACTTTATattgaaacaattttattaaaaaaatagaagaaacaaTACAAGAAGTGTCGTGTTCCGGGAGTTTACGCGTTGCTTGCTATGTGAAAAAGCTGCCGCAATCGAAATAGTAGTCAGTCAACGCAAAGACTTTTGACCCATTTCCATTCTTCTTCCTTGTAAACTTCGTTGTAATTGTAAACGCATCCGTCTTccaatttctttcatttctaATCAAAATGAGGACCCAGCTGTGCTTATTAACGAAAATCTGAAATTTCAGAGAAGGTGCAACTTTGTATACCATATAAGGGAACATGGTATTTTTGAGACAGAATGCAGAGTTTGGTTTAGAAATAATGAGTGTGTTATCAATTTTTGATCTTCAAGAAAAGGTAATACGAGGAAAAGGAGCAAATGCAGCATGTCCATATTGCGGAGGACCTGTGCTAGCCATGGATTTTGATGCTTATTTAAGGTTTTGTTTTTTCCCCATTTCTCACAAAGTCAAGAGGAAGTTCTACTGCACCATTTGCTCTAGACGTCTCTTCCCTGCACCATGATTATATACATACAAATACATTATTGCCTCTAACGGGGCTTCTAAATTGTCCAAGACATCTATTTCTTTGCATGTTTGATTGTCATTTACTCAACCAATGAGTGTATTACTATTATCAACTTCTGTTTGTACCTGCTCGGGAAATGGATGCAAccacttaataaataaaaaaggttataaatatgatctttttttttttttgggataacTAGATATCTTATttatagtagttaaataaataaattcaaaatatagtGATTGAATATACAACTACTGTTTCATTCATCAATGTCTTATTGTTACATATAGTATGCATGTGactatatcttattattttaaaatgcatacatttttttttataagattagTACCTTATAAATGtgtaaatttaaaccaaaaatataaatggATAAATACTATATAAACTATGAATGTTATTAAACTTGAACTTAATGGATAAATACTAAATATCAAATTCCTAACATATTACAAGTTTTAGTTTCAAGTTGTGACTTCCATACAGCTCCTCTAGGAAGCACAAATCTCAACTCTCACTCGAGCTTAAAGAGAGCTCTTCatctttcaattatttataaaattatctagGGTATGTTTTTTGGTGTATAAAGAGTGAGATAGAGACAGtcacatttaaaaattagtataagATTATCAGAGtcttttaaactcaaaaattaagatttaaaatctGGTTGCTAAAGAACCTAAAGGACACTAGAACAAACACCTTAATAACCCTAAATGGCAAGACATGAAAAACGCTAATTCATTCTTCGGATGAGCTCATTGATGTAATTCTCCCTGTTACCAGCATCGCCTCCTTCGACATAGTggttcctcttcttcttcaaaccACCCAAAGGTGCCTTCAGCTTGAATGGCCATAGGAAGTTATTAGCCTCCTTAAAGTGGGATCCAACTGTCATAATCTCATGGATCAGATCCTCCATGCAGATGATTCCATACTTGCCCAGAGCCTGACACATTATAAAATGTCAGTAACAGCCATACATTTGTCACAGTTTGgcacttaaaataaaaaaacaaagaataacaCCACTAGCAACATAAAAAAGCACAAACCTGCTCAACAATTGAGTTATCAGTTAATGCAATCCTTTGCTTGTTCAGCTTACCATATCCCCTCTTGTAAATCAATTCCCTAACACTCTTCAAATTGGGGTATCTAAAACCATGCAGCTCCAATATATTAGACAAAAGGGACAATccagttttaaaaaaacaaaattaaatatatacagACATGTAGACCTGACCATGATTCATGAACCAGCAGTTCCGGTTCGAAACCGCacagtttaaaaaaataggaACCCAAACTGcaaccgatattgaaccgtcaattccgATTGTTCTAAATCATGGccctgatttatttttttaattaataattataaatataaaaaacttggacttaatttttcaattaaacttcctAGATATACTCTTGgagtttagaagaatcaaagtttacgtagttctcttaccttcaCGTATTCGATAGTTGACaatacccccttaccttatcattcaccttcGTTTTCTCGACTATTGATTCTTGTCATCAAACTATCCATAATTAAATTTAGGAGCTCTCCATTAAAGTCCattgttatatttttgttggCATAATTTGGCttttgtccaatcgtccacgcatatTTAGGTTTCACCTCAGAgcttgaaatttatataatcactacttttgagtttaGTGATAACAATGTAGGTAAAAACTTTCCATTTCTAAAATGGTAGAGTTGACATTCAACCACCTTTCCAACATTATCAGCTATTGCTAAGACATCAATTGTTGCAGTGGAACCAACTTTTAGTCAAAGGGCCAATATATTGAAcgagagacgatcaagtttgaCTCTCAAATCTATTAAAGCCCAAATATGCGTGAACGATTAGACAATAGTCGAATTCCACcaataagatataaaaatggACTTCAATAAAAAACCCcttgatttaactacagatAGTTCAATAATGAAAACCAATAGTCAAGAAAGCAAAGGTAAATGATAAGGTAAGAAAATACTATGTGCTATCGAATACCCGAAAGTAAGAGAACTATGtaaactttgattcttctaaatttCAAGAGGATAtataggaagcttaattgaaaaattaagtccaaaccttttttttaaattctttaatttttaattattacaattattaattaaaaaaataataattgttgCTAATCTGATTCAAGGGTCAAATTGGCTCGTGGCGAGAACCATAGACATGGAAgacaattcaattttaaaaaacaaaatcataaaaaaataaaatcatgagaaaTAAAAGTGTGACATACCCGTAAGTCACGTAAGGTTCAACCCTGTGCAGCATGTTCATTGTTGCTTTGTTCACTTTAAGAAAAACTCCATTGAATATCTGTATCAGGCAAAGAAGACATTTCATTACACTCTGTATAGAAGTTGTGTGTGCTAAACAAGCATATACAACTAAATGACTTATATATCATGGTAAGCCAACATCTAAACCATCAATAATTCAACTAAAGCTTCAGACTAACAGCAAGAAATAAAACTCATCACAAACTaaatgattttacattattttatatactttatattCGGTTGTTTATTTGTCTTCTTAAACAAGCACCATACTTGAAATCCATAATCtcaataactaatattatgttGAGTAAGAATCTGGCAAGCTACCTGTCTCAAACGCAAGAGCTGCAAGATCTTTCTTGTCTTAGGGTGCATGGCATTGATACTGCCAGTTGCAAAAGCATACATATTATACATTAGAAGAAACATAGAGTATCCAAAATTGAAGTACTACAAATAAGAAGCAATATACAACATAACCAAATCAACCCCAACACAAACACTAAAACATACCCACGAATGCGAATTATAAACAGAAGCTTAGCTTCAGGGTCAACATAGAAGCCTCCCTTCAACTTGGCTTCACGCTTCAATTGAATTAGCTCTTTTTCCtgtaaaatcaaaagaaaatcttaattacTAGAAAAATCATCAAAGCAAAGACATACAAATAATAGTTAAGAAGGCCCCAATGAGAACCTGTTCTGCATACTCCTTTGCATAAAGCTTAG
Above is a genomic segment from Mangifera indica cultivar Alphonso chromosome 3, CATAS_Mindica_2.1, whole genome shotgun sequence containing:
- the LOC123211692 gene encoding 60S ribosomal protein L7-2-like isoform X2, translating into MGEEAKVVIPESVLKKQRRNEEWALVKKQELEATKKKNSENRKLIFNRAKLYAKEYAEQEKELIQLKREAKLKGGFYVDPEAKLLFIIRIRGINAMHPKTRKILQLLRLRQIFNGVFLKVNKATMNMLHRVEPYVTYGYPNLKSVRELIYKRGYGKLNKQRIALTDNSIVEQALGKYGIICMEDLIHEIMTVGSHFKEANNFLWPFKLKAPLGGLKKKRNHYVEGGDAGNRENYINELIRRMN
- the LOC123211692 gene encoding 60S ribosomal protein L7-2-like isoform X1; protein product: MLRNLGKETHIFVGDNEMGEEAKVVIPESVLKKQRRNEEWALVKKQELEATKKKNSENRKLIFNRAKLYAKEYAEQEKELIQLKREAKLKGGFYVDPEAKLLFIIRIRGINAMHPKTRKILQLLRLRQIFNGVFLKVNKATMNMLHRVEPYVTYGYPNLKSVRELIYKRGYGKLNKQRIALTDNSIVEQALGKYGIICMEDLIHEIMTVGSHFKEANNFLWPFKLKAPLGGLKKKRNHYVEGGDAGNRENYINELIRRMN